A single genomic interval of Bos javanicus breed banteng chromosome 8, ARS-OSU_banteng_1.0, whole genome shotgun sequence harbors:
- the PSIP1 gene encoding PC4 and SFRS1-interacting protein isoform X1: MTRDFKPGDLIFAKMKGYPHWPARVDEVPDGAVKPPTNKLPIFFFGTHETAFLGPKDIFPYSENKEKYGKPNKRKGFNEGLWEIDNNPKVKFSSQQASAKQSNASSDVEVEEKETSVSKEDTDHEEKASNEDVTKAIDITTPKAARRGRKRKAEKQVETEEAGVVTTATASANLKVSPKRGRPAATEVKIPKPRGRPKMVKQPCPSESDMITEEDKSKKKGQEEKQPKKQLKKDEEGQKEEEKPRKEPDKKEGKKEVESKRKNLAKTGVTSTSDSEEEGDDQEGEKKRKGGRNFQTAHRRNMLKGQHEKEAADRKRKQEEQMETEQQNKDEGKKPEVKKVEKKRETSMDSRLQRIHAEIKNSLKIDNLDVNRCIEALDELASLQVTMQQAQKHTEMITTLKKIRRFKVSQVIMEKSTMLYNKFKNMFLVGEGDSVITQVLNKSLAEQRQHEEANKTKDQGKKGPNKKLEKEQTGSKTLNGGSDAQDSNQPQHNGDSNEESKDNHEASSKKKPSSEERETEISLKDSTLDN, translated from the exons TGCTTTTTTAGGCCCAAAGGACATATTTCCTTactcagaaaataaggaaaagtacGGCAAACCAAATAAACGAAAAGGCTTTAATGAAGGTTTATGGGAGATAGATAACAATCCGAAAGTGAAATTTTCAAGTCAACAG GCATCAGCTAAACAGTCAAATGCGTCatctgatgttgaagttgaagaaaaagaaacaagtgtaTCAAAGGAAGATACCGACCATGAAGAAAAAGCCAGCAATGAG gatgTGACTAAAGCAATTGACATAACCACTCCAAAAGCTgccagaagagggaggaagagaaag GCAGAAAAACAAGTAGAAACTGAGGAGGCTGGAGTAGTGACTACAGCAACAGCATCTGCTAATCTAAAAGTGAGTCCTAAAAGAGGACGACCTGCAG CCACAGAGGTCAAGATTCCAAAACCAAGAGGCAGACCCAAAATGGTAAAACAACCTTGTCCTTCAGAGAGTGACAT GATAACTGAAGAAGACAAAAGCAAGAAAAAGGGGCAAGAGGAAAAACAACCTAAAAAACAGCTTAAAAAGGATGAAGAGggccagaaggaagaagaaaagccaaGAAAAGAGCCAgataaaaaagaggggaaaaaggaagttgaatcaaaaaggaaaaatttagcCAAAACAGGGGTTACATCAACCTCTGATTCTGAAGAAGAAGGAGATGATCAAGAAGGTGAAAAG aagagaaaaggtgGAAGGAACTTTCAAACTGCTCATAGAAGGAATATGCTCAAAGGACAACATGAGAAAGAAGCTGCAGATAGAAAACGCAAGCAAGAAGAACAAATGGAAACTGAGCA GCAGAATAAAGATGAAGGAAAGAAGCCAGAAGttaagaaagtggagaagaagcGAG aaaCATCAATGGATTCTCGACTTCAAAGGATAcatgctgaaattaaaaattcactcaAAATTGATAATCTT GATGTCAACAGATGTATTGAGGCCTTGGATGAACTGGCTTCACTTCAGGTCACAATGCAACAAGCTCAAAAACACACAGAGATGATTACAACACTGAAAAAA ATACGGCGATTCAAAGTTAGTCAGGTTATCATGGAAAAGTCTACAATGTTGTATAACAAGTTTAAGAACATGTTTTTGGTTGGTGAAGGAGATTCTGTGATCACACAAGTGCTGAACAAATCTCTTGCCGAACAAAGACAGCATGAGGAAGCAAATAAAACCAAAGATCAAGGGAAGAAAGGGCCAAACAAAAAGCTAGAAAAGGAGCAAACAG GTTCAAAGACTCTAAATGGAGGATCCGATGCTCAAGACAGTAATCAACCACAACACAATGGAGACAGCAATGAAGAAAGCAAAGACAACCACGAGGCCAGCAGTAAGAAAAA GCCATCCagtgaagagagagagactgaaataTCTCTGAAGGATTCTACACTAGATAACTAG